From Diceros bicornis minor isolate mBicDic1 chromosome 17, mDicBic1.mat.cur, whole genome shotgun sequence, the proteins below share one genomic window:
- the LOC131416056 gene encoding keratin, type II cytoskeletal 6A-like: MSSKSTRKTQTISHQGFSAGSARVPGASRSGFSSISVSRSRGSGGLSGVCGGGFGSRSLYGVGGSKRISIGGGSYGIGGGYGGRIGGGFGFGGGAGSGFGFGGAAGSGFGLGGGAGFVGGYGGSGFPVCPPGGIQEVTVNQTLLTPLNLEIDPTIQRVRTEEREQIKTLNNKFASFIDKVRFLEQQNKVLDTKWTLLQEQGTKTVRQNLEPLFEQYISNLRRQLDSILGERSRLDSELRGMQDLVEDYKKKYEDEINKRTTAENEFVTLKKDVDAAYMNKVELQAKVDSLTDEINFLRAFYDAELAQMQTHISDTSVVLSMDNNRDLDLDSIIAEVKAQYEEIAQRSRAEAESWYQSKYEELQITAGRHGDDLRNTKQEISEINRVIQRLRSEIDHVKKQCANLQAAIADAEQRGELALKDANNKLAGLEDALQKAKQDLARLLKEYQELMNVKLALDVEIATYRKLLEGEECRLSGEGVGQVNISVVQSTVSSGYGGASGVGGGLGLGGGSGYSYGSGHSIGGGFSSGSGRGIGGGLISTGGGSSTIKYTTTSSSSKKSYKY; this comes from the exons ATGTCTAGCAAATCCACCAGGAAGACCCAAACCATCAGCCACCAAGGCTTCAGTGCCGGCTCAGCCAGAGTCCCTGGGGCCTCCCGCTCTGGCTTCAGCAGCATCTCCGTGTCCCGCTCCAGGGGCAGTGGTGGCCTCAGTGGAGTGTGTGGAGGTGGTTTCGGCAGCCGCAGCCTCTATGGCGTGGGGGGCTCCAAGAGGATCTCCATCGGAGGGGGCAGCTACGGCATCGGTGGCGGATATGGTGGCAGAATTGGAGGTGGCTTTGGCTTTGGCGGTGGAGCCGGGAGTGGATTTGGTTTTGGCGGTGCAGCTGGTAGTGGCTTTGGGCTCGGTGGTGGAGCTGGCTTTGTTGGTGGCTATGGGGGCTCTGGCTTCCCTGTGTGCCCCCCTGGAGGCATCCAAGAGGTCACTGTCAACCAGACTCTCCTCACTCCTCTGAACCTGGAAATCGACCCCACCATCCAGCGGGTGAGGACCGAGGAGCGGGAGCAGATCAAGACCCTCAACAACAAGTTCGCCTCCTTCATTGACAAG GTGCGTTTCCTGGAGCAGCAGAACAAAGTCTTGGACACCAAGTGGACCCTGCTCCAGGAGCAGGGCACCAAGACCGTGAGGCAGAACCTGGAGCCTTTGTTCGAGCAGTACATCAGCAACCTCCGGAGACAGCTGGACAGTATCCTCGGGGAGAGAAGCCGCCTGGACTCGGAGCTCAGGGGCATGCAGGACCTGGTGGAGGACTACAAGAAAAA ATATGAAGATGAAATCAACAAGCGCACAACAGCAGAGAATGAGTTTGTGACTCTGAAGAAG GATGTGGATGCTGCCTACATGAATAAGGTGGAACTACAAGCCAAGGTAGACAGTCTCACAGATGAGATCAACTTCCTCAGAGCCTTCTATGACGCA GAACTGGCTCAGATGCAAACCCACATCTCAGACACTTCTGTGGTCCTCTCCATGGACAACAACCGTGACCTGGACCTGGACAGCATCATCGCCGAAGTCAAAGCCCAATATGAGGAGATCGCTCAGAGGAGCCGGGCTGAGGCTGAGTCCTGGTACCAGAGCAAG TACGAGGAGCTGCAGATCACAGCGGGCAGACACGGGGACGACCTGCGCAACACCAAGCAAGAGATTTCTGAGATCAACCGCGTGATCCAGAGGCTGAGATCCGAGATCGACCACGTCAAGAAGCAG TGCGCCAACCTGCAGGCCGCCATTGCTGATGCTGAGCAGCGTGGGGAGCTGGCCCTAAAGGATGCCAACAATAAGCTGGCTGGTCTGGAGGACGCCCTGCAGAAGGCCAAGCAGGACCTGGCAAGGCTGCTGAAGGAGTACCAGGAGCTGATGAATGTCAAGCTGGCCCTGGATGTGGAGATCGCCACCTACAGGAAGCTGCTGGAAGGCGAGGAGTGCAG GCTGAGTGGGGAAGGCGTTGGACAAGTCAACATCT ccGTGGTGCAGTCCACCGTCTCCAGCGGCTATGGCGGCGCCAGTGGTGTTGGCGGTGGCTTAGGCCTGGGTGGAGGCAGCGGCTACTCCTATGGCAGCGGTCACAGCATTGGAGGTGGCTTCAGTTCCGGCAGTGGCAGAGGCATTGGGGGTGGCTTGATTTCCACTGGGGGCGGCAGTTCCACCATCAAATACACCACCACCTCATCCTCCAGCAAGAAGAGCTACAAGTACTGA
- the LOC131415719 gene encoding keratin, type II cytoskeletal 6A-like: protein MSSKSTRKTKTISHRGFSAGSARVPGASRSGFSSISVSRSRGSGGLSGVCGGGFGSRSLYGVGGSKRISIGGGSYGIGGGYGGRIGGGFGFGGGAGSGFGFGGAAGSGFGLGGGAGFVGGYGGSGFPVCPPGGIQEVTVNQTLLTPLNLEIDPTIQRVRTEEREQIKTLNNKFASFIDKVRFLEQQNKVLDTKWTLLQEQGTKTVRQNLEPLFEQYISNLRRQLDSILGERSRLDSELRGMQDLVEDYKKKYEDEINKRTTAENEFVTLKKDVDAAYMNKVELQAKVDGLTDEINFLRAFYDAELAQMQTHISDTSVVLSMDNNRDLDLDSIIAEVKAQYEEIAQRSRAEAESWYQSKYEELQITAGRHGDDLRNTKQEISEINRVIQRLRSEIDHVKKQCANLQAAIADAEQRGELALKDAKNKLAGLEDALQKAKQDLARLLKEYQELMNVKLALDVEIATYRKLLEGEECRLSGEGVGQVNISVVQSTVSSGYGGASGVGGGLGLGGGSGYSYGSGHSIGGGFSSGSGRGIGGGLISTGGGLISTGGGSSTIKYTTTSSSSKKSYKH from the exons CGGCAGCCGCAGCCTCTATGGCGTGGGGGGCTCCAAGAGGATCTCCATCGGAGGGGGCAGCTATGGCATCGGTGGCGGATATGGTGGCAGAATTGGAGGTGGCTTTGGCTTTGGCGGTGGAGCCGGGAGTGGATTTGGTTTTGGCGGTGCAGCTGGTAGTGGCTTTGGGCTCGGTGGTGGAGCTGGCTTTGTTGGTGGCTATGGGGGCTCTGGCTTCCCTGTGTGCCCCCCTGGAGGCATCCAAGAGGTCACTGTCAACCAGACTCTCCTCACTCCTCTGAACCTGGAAATCGACCCCACCATCCAGCGGGTGAGGACCGAGGAGCGGGAGCAGATCAAGACCCTCAACAACAAGTTCGCCTCCTTCATTGACAAG GTGCGCTTCCTGGAGCAGCAGAACAAGGTCCTGGACACCAAGTGGACCCTGCTCCAGGAGCAGGGCACCAAGACCGTGAGGCAGAACCTGGAGCCTTTGTTCGAGCAGTACATCAGCAACCTCCGGAGACAGCTGGACAGTATCCTCGGGGAGAGAAGCCGCCTGGACTCGGAGCTCAGGGGCATGCAGGACCTGGTGGAGGACTACAAGAAAAA ATATGAAGATGAAATCAACAAGCGCACAACAGCAGAGAATGAATTTGTGACTCTGAAGAAG GATGTGGATGCTGCCTACATGAATAAGGTGGAACTACAAGCCAAGGTAGACGGTCTCACAGATGAGATCAACTTCCTCAGAGCCTTCTATGACGCA GAACTGGCTCAGATGCAAACCCACATCTCAGACACTTCTGTGGTCCTCTCCATGGACAACAACCGTGACCTGGACCTGGACAGCATCATCGCCGAAGTCAAAGCCCAATATGAGGAGATCGCTCAGAGGAGCCGGGCTGAGGCTGAGTCCTGGTACCAGAGCAAG TACGAGGAGCTGCAGATCACAGCGGGCAGACACGGGGACGACCTGCGCAACACCAAGCAAGAGATTTCTGAGATCAACCGCGTGATCCAGAGGCTGAGATCCGAGATCGACCATGTCAAGAAGCAG TGCGCCAACCTGCAGGCCGCCATTGCTGATGCTGAGCAGCGTGGGGAGCTGGCCCTAAAGGATGCCAAGAATAAGCTGGCTGGTCTGGAGGACGCGCTGCAGAAGGCCAAGCAGGACCTGGCAAGGCTGCTGAAGGAGTACCAGGAGCTGATGAATGTCAAGCTGGCCCTGGATGTGGAGATCGCCACCTACAGGAAGCTGCTGGAAGGCGAGGAGTGCAG GCTGAGTGGGGAAGGCGTTGGACAAGTCAACATCT CCGTGGTGCAGTCCACCGTCTCCAGCGGCTATGGTGGCGCCAGTGGTGTTGGCGGTGGCTTAGGCCTGGGTGGAGGCAGCGGCTACTCCTACGGCAGCGGTCACAGCATTGGAGGTGGCTTCAGTTCCGGCAGTGGCAGAGGCATTGGGGGTGGCTTGATTTCCACTGGAGGTGGCTTGATTTCCACTGGGGGCGGCAGTTCCACCATCAAATACACCACCACCTCATCCTCCAGCAAGAAGAGCTACAAGCACTGA